AGAGTAATTCCGAAAATACCGTTTTCATCCTTTCCTCTATAAGTTGATGCCATACATTCAAGATATTCAGATTCCTTCTCTTGAAAATATTTAACTAAAGTAATATTAGGTTTATCTTTTCTATACCTTGCTACAATAATAGGAGTAAATAAAAAATACTTAGCTCTAGTTTGGATTGTTGATAGACCAGGAAATAGAGAGTCAGATATAACATCCCTACTAACACCAATTCCTAGTTCATCGACTACCCCTTTACCTTTTAAAACACTTATAATAGCTAAACTTCTATCTCTATCTTTACTTGAAAAGTTTATCCAACCCCAACCTGATTCCATATTTTTTATTTCCTATTTATAGATTTAACTTAAAAAGTATCAAAATAGCTTATTTTATTAGCAATTTTAACATTTTATCTATATAAGAGTTTTTGTCGTCTGTCATAAATAGAACATGATTGTCTTCAAGTTTTTTCTGATCAACACCCCAACGTAGTTGTGGGAATTGGGTCCATGAAATGATAAAACTATTAAGAATAATATCCGGTTTATTGAAACGTAATTCCAGGTCTTTTATCTTTTTATGGAATTGGATTTTTGGATCTCCAAGGCCACTTCCTGTTAAAATACCATGTGGTTCTATAAATGTTATATATTGCTTATCACCTACTATCATCCAAAGGATAAAATCGGGATAAAAGCCACCAGCCTCAAAGAAGCCAACACCTTTTCCACGGCTTAAATTACGTAATAAAAAGAGTTCAACTCCATCATTAGTTAGTTCTTTTTCATTAACTTCAGACCACTCTTTAAGGTCAGTTACAAACTGGAACTCACTTTCATTTAGTGAAACTGGCAATATTGTAATCTTACCCCCTTTTCGTACATGGAATAGGGGTTGGAAAAGATGCATTCCAAATCTACAAGCTTGTAAATCTCTTGCTTTTAATAGTGAATCTTTATTCTCTTCAAGATCTTTTTGCATTTTTTCTATTCCGAGAATAACTTGATCTTCATTTCCGTCTACAATTAGCTGATAATACTCTTCCTGGGGAATATTATCATCATCGGGACTAAGTTCTCGAAGTTCTAGACGTGGCTCTATAAAAGCTCGTTTACAATAATTATAATAATGATCTGCAAATCTTTTAAGTAGTTCAGTACATACTTGTTGTAAAAGTAATACTCCCTCAAAATTTACTGGATTTAATCTAGCTGTGGGTAGGAATAATGTGTACCAGTTTTTATTTAACAATAGTTGTTTTATTGCTGCTTTACTTATATTTAAATTGTACCAACTTCTTTCTCTTTTAAATCGCTCAAGCTCAAAGTAAATTGAATCAATATTTATTAAGGTTAGATGTTTTTCATCAATTTTCACTTCATCTTTGATTGACGAATCAGCTGTTTTATTCGATTGGATACTTTGAATTCTTGGATACCAATCTGAAATAATAGGATGAATCTTTAAATAGTCATCTAATGTTCCTAATGTTGGAACAGGTGCATCCTTTTTAAAATCATATTCGTTTCCATCGTCTGTTTTTCTTTTTGGTCTAATAATTTGTAATTTTTTACCAAAATCGTATGTTACATTTAAAGGAATATTAAAAACCCGGCGTTTTTCGTTTCCTGGTAGACCTTCATCTATGAGAAATTGGCGAAATTTTTCCATAAAATCTGCTTCTATTCCAAAAACATTTAGAGTTTCCAGTTCAGAGATGTGTAATGGTATTGTTGGTGCATTAGCATGACCACTACGTTTTAAACTCCAGTCGTAACCTTTTAGACGAACACCACGTCCAAATAGCTGGATTATTTGTGCTCCTTCACTTTTACCTACATGCATTAGTCCTAAAGTACTTACTCGCCAACAGTCCCAACCTTCTACAAATTTCTTTGAACCTATTAATAAATTAACAGGAGATGTAGAATCTTTTACAGTTTCAAATGTAGCCTCTGAGAAGTCGCTATCATGAACAGTAAGGGATAGGCCATTTTGTCTTGAAACTGTTTCTATATGGTCTATAAGAGCTTTAGCATCACCAACATTAATTAATCCAAATGGTGTCTCTGAAGTTCCAACTCGTAGTTCTATCTCACCGGATTCACCTTTAACCCTATAAAGAGCTAAATGGCCCCCTGAATTTGAATTAAAAAGTTTGGTTAAAATTCCATGGTAAAGATCTTCATAAGTTTTGCCACTTTGGTTTTTAGCCAACCAGTTAAAACTGCCTTCAAAGATATCAACTCCATTAGTATCCAATAACCCTGTATCCTGTCCACTTCCTGTTAAAATTTCTTCCATACGTCTTAATGCATTTGTTTTATTTGATAAAAAATCTGCAAAAAAAGTTATAATTTGAGCGACATCTGTAGCAACAATCTCGTCATCTTTACCTAATTTTCCACTGGATACTGTACTTCCAACAAATACCCATAAGGGTTTTTCTATATTAAATGATACAAATAATTTTGATTTTTCATGATATATATCTAATTGCTGATAAAATTTTAAAAGACATGCTGTAAGGTAAATTGATTTTGTCTCATCAAAGGATTTTGGTAAGTTTAAAATTTGATAATCTTTTCCAAATCCATCTTCATAAAACCATCTATAGGAATAATCGAAGATAACTGTTTTGGCATAGTCATCTTCATGGCTTGTTCCAGAAACTGCCTGATCAAAGGTGGCTGAATATTCGAAGGTAAATCCCTTTTCACATAGTGATTCCCTATTTCTAAACCAAGTATTATCTACACTTCCACCTGATAGTCCTCTATGGCCTTCATCTACTAAAAGTAGGTTTTGATCCCCTAAACTTCTAGTTGCTATAGTATTAGGGCCTTCTTTATCTGCTAATTTTGTTATTTCAATAACATCTACTCGCATTGTACCGTTAGCATTTGTAAATAGATTATGACCCTCTTTTGAAAAGTGT
Above is a genomic segment from Thiospirochaeta perfilievii containing:
- a CDS encoding DEAD/DEAH box helicase family protein, with amino-acid sequence MAKSKAKGPKQHKFRDKLILNQWLLTQFGINPLSEDKTRPFHKLATSLKGSKMEGLDHDNLHHFFHVLTESELFFDEVNPITRAQLLVYEENIVRHTMAINERRNRKIVWKYYQWLSLLFVEIYLDKYFGDRDFLLKSLNTYVDQFNSKWLDYSNISYFTYDDLNKLSLQNATGSGKTLLMHVNVLQYRHFSKHYGKGRELSRAILISPNERLSEQHIVEFSESNIDASHFSKEGHNLFTNANGTMRVDVIEITKLADKEGPNTIATRSLGDQNLLLVDEGHRGLSGGSVDNTWFRNRESLCEKGFTFEYSATFDQAVSGTSHEDDYAKTVIFDYSYRWFYEDGFGKDYQILNLPKSFDETKSIYLTACLLKFYQQLDIYHEKSKLFVSFNIEKPLWVFVGSTVSSGKLGKDDEIVATDVAQIITFFADFLSNKTNALRRMEEILTGSGQDTGLLDTNGVDIFEGSFNWLAKNQSGKTYEDLYHGILTKLFNSNSGGHLALYRVKGESGEIELRVGTSETPFGLINVGDAKALIDHIETVSRQNGLSLTVHDSDFSEATFETVKDSTSPVNLLIGSKKFVEGWDCWRVSTLGLMHVGKSEGAQIIQLFGRGVRLKGYDWSLKRSGHANAPTIPLHISELETLNVFGIEADFMEKFRQFLIDEGLPGNEKRRVFNIPLNVTYDFGKKLQIIRPKRKTDDGNEYDFKKDAPVPTLGTLDDYLKIHPIISDWYPRIQSIQSNKTADSSIKDEVKIDEKHLTLINIDSIYFELERFKRERSWYNLNISKAAIKQLLLNKNWYTLFLPTARLNPVNFEGVLLLQQVCTELLKRFADHYYNYCKRAFIEPRLELRELSPDDDNIPQEEYYQLIVDGNEDQVILGIEKMQKDLEENKDSLLKARDLQACRFGMHLFQPLFHVRKGGKITILPVSLNESEFQFVTDLKEWSEVNEKELTNDGVELFLLRNLSRGKGVGFFEAGGFYPDFILWMIVGDKQYITFIEPHGILTGSGLGDPKIQFHKKIKDLELRFNKPDIILNSFIISWTQFPQLRWGVDQKKLEDNHVLFMTDDKNSYIDKMLKLLIK